Within Pseudomonas sp. LBUM920, the genomic segment TCAAAACAATACCTAGTGCGCCCACCGCACTAACTAGGAGAACGGCATGCTTGAGCTCACTGTAGAGCAGATATCCATGGGCCAGGTGGCTGTGGATAAATCTGCTGCCTTGCACCTGCTCGCTGACAAACTGGTGGCCGACGGCCTGGTCGCCGAGGGTTACCTCAGTGGCTTGCAAGCGCGTGAAGCCCAAGGCTCGACCTTTCTCGGCCAAGGCATTGCCATCCCTCACGGCACCCCCGAAACCCGCGACCAGGTTTTTTCCACCGGCGTGCGCCTGCTGCAGTTCCCCGAAGGGGTGGACTGGGGTGATGGCCAGATCGTCTACCTGGCCATCGGCATTGCCGCCAAATCCGATGAACACCTGCGTTTGCTGCAATTGCTGACCCGCGCCCTCGGTGAAACCGATCTGGGCCAGGCGCTGCGCCGTGCCGGTTCGGCTGACGCCTTGCTGAAGCTGCTGCAAGGCGCGCCGCAGGAACTGGCGCTGGACGCGCAAATGATCAGCCTTGGCGTGTCCGCCGATGACTTCGAGGAGCTTGTCTGGCGAGGCGCGCGTCTGCTGCGCCAGGCTGATTGCGTGAGCAATGGTTTTGCTGCCGTGTTGCAGCAGGTCGACGCGTTGCCGCTGGGCGATGGCCTGTGGTGGTTGCACAGCGAGCAGACGGTCAAGCGTCCGGGCCTTGCGTTCGTCACGCCGGACAAACCCATGCGTTACCTCGGCCAGCCGCTCAACGGTTTGTTTTGCCTGGCCAGCCTCGGCGAAGCGCACCAGAGTTTGCTCGAACGCCTGTGTGCGTTGCTCATTGAAGGGCGCGGCCAGGAACTCGGCCGTGCCACCAGCAGCCGCGCGGTGCTCGAAGTGCTCGGCGGCGAACTGCCGCCTGACTGGCCCAGCGTGCGCGTCACCCTGGCCAACGCCCATGGCTTGCATGCGCGGCCGGCGAAGATCCTCGCGCAATTGGCGAAAGGTTTTGACGGCGACATTCGCGTGCGCCTGGTGGATGGCCCGGTGGGCGCCGTGTCGGTGAAAAGTTTGAGCAAGTTGCTGAGCCTTGGCGCCCGTCGCGGCCAGGTGCTGGAGTTTGTCGCTGAACCGACAATTGCCGGCGATGCATTGCCTGCGTTGCTCGCGGCGGTAGAAGAGGGTCTGGGCGAAGAGGTCGAGCCACTGCCGACCGTAAGTGCCCAGCCCGCCACCGTCGACAGCGAACCGGCCATCAGCGCGCCCGCAGCCGGCAGCCAGATCCAGGCCATCGCTGCCGCGCCGGGCATCGCCATCGGGCCTGCACATATCCAGATTCAGCACGTCTTCGATTACCCCCTTCGCGGCGAGTCCTCGGCCGTTGAGCGCCAGCGCCTGCAGAGCGCCCTGGCCGATGTGCGCCGCGATATCCAGGGCCTGATCGAACGCAGCCAGGCCAAAGCCATCCGCGAGATCTTCATCACCCACCAGGAAATGCTCGACGACCCGGAACTGACCGACGAAGTCGACACCCGCCTCAAGCAGGGCGAGAGCGCCGAAGCGGCGTGGATGAGCGTGATCGAGGCCGCCGCCAAACAGCAGGAGTCGCTGCAGGATGCCTTGCTCGCCGAGCGTGCCGCCGACCTGCGCGACATCGGCCGTCGGGTGCTGGCGCAATTGTGCGGCGTCGAAACCGCCCAGGAGCCGAGCGAACCCTACATTTTAGTGATGGACGAAGTCGGCCCCTCCGACGTCGCGCGTCTGGACCCGGCCCGTGTCGCCGGCATTCTCACCGCGCGTGGCGGCGCCACGGCGCACAGCGCCATCGTCGCGCGGGCCCTGGGCATTCCCGCCTTGGTAGGCGCGGGCGCGGCGGTGTTGCTGCTCGCGTCCGGCACGCCATTGTTGCTCGATGGCCAGCGCGGTCGCTTGCATGTCGACCCCGATGCCACCACCTTGCAACGCGCCGGCGTTGAGCGCGACACCCGCGAGCAGCGCCTGCAAGCGGCTTCGGCGCAGCGCCACGAACCGGCGTTGACCCGTGACGGTCATGCCGTGGAAGTGTTCGCCAATATCGGCGAGAGCGCCGGTGTTGCCGGCGCGGTGGAGCAGGGCGCCGAAGGCATCGGCCTGCTGCGTACCGAGCTGATTTTCATGGCTCACCCACAAGCGCCGGATGAAGCCACTCAGGAGGCCGAATACCGCCGCGTACTCGACGGCCTGGGCGGCCGCCCGCTGGTGGTGCGCACCCTAGATGTTGGGGGTGATAAACCGCTGCCGTATTGGCCCATCGCCCAGGAAGAAAACCCCTTCCTCGGTGTGCGCGGTATTCGCCTGACCTTGCAGCGCCCACAGATCATGGAAGCGCAATTGCGTGCGCTGCTGCGCTCGGCGGACAACCGACCGCTGCGCATCATGTTCCCCATGGTCGGCAGCGTCGATGAATGGCGCGCGGCCCGGGACATGACCGAGCGCCTGCGCCTGGAAATCCCGGTCGCCGACTTGCAGCTGGGCATCATGATCGAAGTGCCGTCCGCCGCCTTGCTCGCGCCGGTACTCGCCAAGGAAGTCGACTTTTTCAGCGTCGGCACCAACGACCTGACCCAGTACACGCTGGCTATCGATCGCGGCCATCCGACGCTGTCGGCCCAGGCCGACGGCCTGCA encodes:
- the ptsP gene encoding phosphoenolpyruvate--protein phosphotransferase encodes the protein MLELTVEQISMGQVAVDKSAALHLLADKLVADGLVAEGYLSGLQAREAQGSTFLGQGIAIPHGTPETRDQVFSTGVRLLQFPEGVDWGDGQIVYLAIGIAAKSDEHLRLLQLLTRALGETDLGQALRRAGSADALLKLLQGAPQELALDAQMISLGVSADDFEELVWRGARLLRQADCVSNGFAAVLQQVDALPLGDGLWWLHSEQTVKRPGLAFVTPDKPMRYLGQPLNGLFCLASLGEAHQSLLERLCALLIEGRGQELGRATSSRAVLEVLGGELPPDWPSVRVTLANAHGLHARPAKILAQLAKGFDGDIRVRLVDGPVGAVSVKSLSKLLSLGARRGQVLEFVAEPTIAGDALPALLAAVEEGLGEEVEPLPTVSAQPATVDSEPAISAPAAGSQIQAIAAAPGIAIGPAHIQIQHVFDYPLRGESSAVERQRLQSALADVRRDIQGLIERSQAKAIREIFITHQEMLDDPELTDEVDTRLKQGESAEAAWMSVIEAAAKQQESLQDALLAERAADLRDIGRRVLAQLCGVETAQEPSEPYILVMDEVGPSDVARLDPARVAGILTARGGATAHSAIVARALGIPALVGAGAAVLLLASGTPLLLDGQRGRLHVDPDATTLQRAGVERDTREQRLQAASAQRHEPALTRDGHAVEVFANIGESAGVAGAVEQGAEGIGLLRTELIFMAHPQAPDEATQEAEYRRVLDGLGGRPLVVRTLDVGGDKPLPYWPIAQEENPFLGVRGIRLTLQRPQIMEAQLRALLRSADNRPLRIMFPMVGSVDEWRAARDMTERLRLEIPVADLQLGIMIEVPSAALLAPVLAKEVDFFSVGTNDLTQYTLAIDRGHPTLSAQADGLHPAVLQLIDITVRAAHAHGKWVGVCGELAADPLAVPVLIGLGVDELSVSARSIPEVKARVREFSLSEAQSLAQKALAVGSPAQVRALVEAV